In Littorina saxatilis isolate snail1 linkage group LG8, US_GU_Lsax_2.0, whole genome shotgun sequence, a single genomic region encodes these proteins:
- the LOC138974602 gene encoding uncharacterized protein codes for MTVRVNGKAVVAIRDTGSPMLCVSADLIDPATYTNRTREVSGVFEEQGTVQAPIAIVKLESSVFVGNVEAVAIQNMAIPVLIGNYMILPNGKEVRVPVYGKKHVIPSLCAAVQTRGQARRDERGNLTLKINGVPLAQRTCAEMAQAQEEDPHLKRVRELAVEKKPWRQQGTGNVRFVIRKALLYREYSGADGVDHRQLVVPSEFQNEVMRLAHDAPMAGHLGGTRTRNRIWTEFYWPGMCPDIRRYVASCDACQRTTAKGKVKPVPLERMPLIDVPFKQVAVDIIGPIHPPSDRGHRFILVTVDYATRYPEATPLKKIDTPHVAEALWENWTRVGIPEKVLSDNGTQFKSEMMQEVYNLMSVHGMYTTPYHAQCNGLVERFNGTLKQMLKRLCQEQPKEWDRFIPACLFAYREVPQESLKFSPFELLYGRTVRGPMQVLRKLWTKEETDQEVRTTAEYVVDLRNRVEETCRIARENLGKATERYARAADRKAEDRQFKEGDEVLLLLPMKKNKLEIAWRGPYVIKERCGMNDYRIQVGSKKKLFHVNLLKRYVRRREIPAVVGVVLEEEELEEVPEVSAGQNTIPLVPLEAGEGPKDVSINDALPAQKQQELRDLTIEFENQFTDLPRTTNLEECEITVLEDTPVRVRQYPLPHVAMDCIRKEVQDMLKLGVIEPCASPYSAPLVLIKKPDGKMRTCQDFRKLNQIVRFDGEPLPDVEYLFAKLHRAKYLSKLDLTKGYWQIPVKESDRDKTAFTTPQGQFRWTRMPFGLRTAGAIFSRMMRKLLEPLGRTDVDNFVDDLLISNEDWDEHLRALRAVLTRMAAADLAARPKKCFLGYQQVVYLGHKVGQGCMMPEEVKIEKFKALEEPKTKKEVRRFLGMLGFYRRYVPHFSEIALPLTNLTKGKKFEAIEWTPACQEAFERLKETLVSQPVVRLPDPEKAFVLRTDASDVGLGAVLLQADEKGDLQPVSYASKKLIPAEINYSTIEKECLAMVWGIRKFEPYLFGQHFTLMTDHQPLQYLQQVRPHNGRLTRWALQLQAYSFRVQTIKGVNNVDADFMSRVALDI; via the coding sequence ATGACAGTTAGGGTGAACGGGAAGGCAGTGGTAGCCATACGTGACACGGGAAGCCCAATGCTGTGTGTTAGCGCTGACCTCATCGACCCGGCTACGTACACAAACAGGACAAGAGAAGTGTCAGGAGTGTTTGAAGAGCAGGGAACAGTACAGGCTCCCATAGCCATCGTGAAGTTAGAATCTTCGGTGTTTGTAGGGAACGTGGAAGCTGTCGCTATTCAGAATATGGCAATTCCTGTATTGATAGGAAACTACATGATCTTGCCAAATGGAAAGGAAGTGAGAGTTCCGGTGTACGGAAAGAAACATGTAATTCCATCTTTGTGCGCAGCAGTTCAGACACGAGGACAAGCAAGGAGAGACGAGAGAGGGAATCTAACATTGAAGATTAATGGAGTCCCCTTGGCACAAAGGACCTGTGCTGAAATGGCTCAAGCACAAGAAGAGGATCCACACCTAAAACGTGTGCGCGAGTTGGCGGTGGAAAAGAAGCCATGGCGTCAACAAGGAACCGGGAACGTTCGATTCGTGATACGTAAAGCTTTGTTGTACAGAGAATACTCAGGTGCAGATGGAGTGGATCACCGACAGTTGGTGGTGCCCAGTGAGTTCCAGAATGAGGTGATGAGATTAGCTCACGATGCACCCATGGCAGGACACCTAGGGGGAACGAGAACCAGGAATAGGATATGGACAGAATTCTATTGGCCTGGTATGTGCCCCGACATCAGACGATACGTGGCATCATGTGACGCTTGCCAGAGAACTACGGCAAAAGGGAAAGTGAAGCCAGTACCATTGGAAAGAATGCCGTTGATTGACGTCCCGTTCAAGCAGGTAGCGGTGGACATCATAGGACCGATTCATCCGCCGTCAGACCGAGGACACCGTTTCATACTGGTAACAGTAGACTATGCCACCCGGTATCCTGAAGCAACCCCTCTCAAGAAAATCGATACGCCACATGTGGCGGAAGCGTTGTGGGAGAACTGGACCAGAGTGGGCATACCTGAAAAGGTGTTGTCAGATAACGGTACCCAGTTCAAGAGCGAAATGATGCAGGAGGTGTACAACCTGATGTCAGTACATGGAATGTACACAACTCCATACCACGCACAATGCAATGGTCTAGTTGAACGTTTCAATGGTACGCTGAAACAGATGCTGAAACGACTCTGCCAGGAGCAACCCAAGGAATGGGACAGGTTCATTCCGGCGTGTTTGTTTGCATATAGGGAAGTTCCTCAGGAGTCGTTAAAATTCTCACCGTTTGAACTACTCTATGGGCGAACTGTGAGGGGACCTATGCAGGTATTACGGAAGCTGTGGACCAAGGAAGAGACAGACCAAGAAGTGAGAACCACTGCCGAGTACGTTGTGGACCTGCGGAATCGCGTTGAGGAGACATGCAGGATTGCCAGAGAAAACCTCGGGAAGGCGACAGAGCGATACGCAAGGGCAGCGGACAGGAAGGCAGAAGACAGACAATTCAAGGAAGGAGATGAGGTGTTGCTGCTTCTTCCAATGAAAAAGAACAAGCTGGAAATCGCTTGGCGTGGACCTTACGTCATCAAGGAGCGATGCGGCATGAACGACTACCGGATTCAAGTGGGGAGTAAAAAGAAATTATTCCACGTCAACCTCTTGAAGAGATACGTCAGGAGGAGAGAGATCCCAGCGGTTGTAGGAGTGGTGCTGGAAGAAGAGGAACTGGAAGAAGTGCCTGAAGTCTCAGCAGGACAGAACACCATTCCATTAGTGCCATTAGAAGCGGGAGAGGGACCCAAAGATGTTAGCATCAATGACGCGTTACCCgcccaaaaacaacaagagctGAGGGATTTGACGATTGAGTTTGAGAACCAATTCACCGATCTTCCTCGTACTACAAATCTTGAGGAATGTGAAATCACCGTCCTCGAAGATACACCAGTGCGAGTGAGGCAGTACCCATTGCCTCACGTGGCCATGGATTGCATAAGGAAGGAAGTGCAAGACATGTTGAAGCTAGGCGTTATAGAGCCTTGTGCGTCGCCCTATAGTGCTCCATTGGTCTTGATCAAGAAGCCCGATGGAAAAATGAGAACCTGCCAGGATTTCAGGAAATTGAACCAGATTGTGCGGTTTGATGGTGAACCTCTGCCAGACGTCGAATATCTGTTCGCCAAGTTACATCGGGCTAAGTACTTGTCCAAACTGGATTTGACCAAAGGGTATTGGCAAATTCCGGTGAAAGAATCAGATCGAGACAAGACAGCATTCACGACCCCCCAAGGCCAGTTTAGATGGACTCGGATGCCGTTTGGGTTGAGAACAGCAGGTGCCATTTTCTCCAGGATGATGAGGAAACTCCTTGAGCCACTAGGAAGAACGGACGTGGATAACTTTGTGGACGACTTGTTGATCTCCAACGAGGACTGGGACGAACACCTGAGGGCTCTGCGGGCTGTACTCACACGGATGGCGGCAGCGGATCTGGCAGCCAGACCGAAGAAGTGTTTCTTGGGATACCAACAAGTAGTCTACCTGGGACACAAAGTGGGACAGGGATGCATGATGCCAGAGGAGGTGAAGATCGAGAAGTTCAAAGCACTGGAGGAACCCAAAACAAAGAAGGAAGTACGCAGGTTTTTGGGAATGCTCGGTTTCTATAGGAGGTACGTGCCACATTTCTCAGAAATTGCCCTACCACTGACGAACTTGACCAAGGGAAAGAAGTTCGAGGCAATCGAGTGGACACCGGCTTGTCAGGAAGCATTCGAGCGCTTGAAGGAAACTCTGGTCAGCCAACCTGTGGTACGATTGCCTGACCCCGAGAAAGCATTTGTGCTACGGACTGATGCGTCAGATGTGGGACTAGGCGCGGTGCTGTTGCAAGCAGATGAAAAGGGTGACCTACAACCAGTGAGCTATGCCAGCAAAAAACTGATTCCTGCGGAAATCAACTACTCCACAATCGAGAAGGAATGCCTTGCAATGGTGTGGGGGATAAGGAAATTCGAGCCCTACCTTTTTGGGCAACATTTCACTTTGATGACAGATCACCAACCATTGCAGTACCTGCAGCAGGTAAGACCACACAACGGGAGGTTGACGAGATGGGCTCTGCAGTTGCAAGCTTATTCTTTCCGAGTGCAGACCATCAAAGGAGTGAACAACGTGGACGCTGACTTCATGAGTCGGGTTGCTCTTGATATATAG
- the LOC138974603 gene encoding uncharacterized protein, with amino-acid sequence MATGGDSVDSPVSGRLRSQDVPTDSLTGLVTSELMRKAKSTREKLLHSPGREEGESITYYQKFMTLGTQMELKGDSLRAFADAKIKEIEDVRANKERLSLEKKKLAMEERKLEEARVEAQKQRDFEDAKAQRMEGIAQKQREMEERKLEEAQKQRDFEDAKVQRMERMELERIDEMKKLQDEAQKHAERLEEQRANNKRAHQKARDGMVESTKVTLPAFDENKEDIEAYLTKFERFAEELDWDQTTWARRVSTKLNVKATTLIGDMSKEDARDYQLVKKELLRGFRCTAESYREKFRAARRKSEETFSTYVSRITRYLHSWMDLAEKQRTYKDLFDLVLLEQLLTGIPQSVATFIRQSKPPM; translated from the coding sequence ATGGCGACGGGAGGTGATAGTGTGGATTCTCCGGTGTCAGGGCGACTTAGGTCACAGGACGTGCCGACTGATAGTTTAACCGGATTAGTTACATCAGAACTCATGAGGAAGGCAAAATCAACTCGAGAGAAGCTTCTACATAGTCCAGGACGTGAAGAAGGGGAGTCCATTACGTACTACCAGAAGTTCATGACTTTAGGAACGCAGATGGAGTTGAAGGGAGATAGTCTTCGAGCATTCGCCGACGCCAAGATAAAGGAGATAGAGGATGTACGGGCCAACAAGGAGAGGTTGAGTTTAGAGAAGAAGAAATTGGCGATGGAGGAAAGGAAGCTGGAAGAAGCACGGGTGGAAGCTCAGAAGCAACGTGACTTCGAGGATGCAAAAGCTCAACGTATGGAGGGTATAGCCCAGAAGCAGCGTGAGATGGAGGAAAGGAAACTGGAAGAGGCCCAGAAGCAGCGTGACTTTGAGGATGCCAAAGTTCAACGTATGGAAAGAATGGAGCTTGAAAGAATCGATGAGATGAAGAAACTTCAAGATGAAGCACAGAAGCACGCAGAACGATTAGAGGAACAAAGGGCAAATAATAAACGAGCTCATCAGAAGGCGAGGGATGGAATGGTAGAATCTACCAAAGTAACACTTCCTGCATTCGACGAGAACAAGGAGGATATAGAAGCTTATCTTACCAAATTCGAGAGATTCGCAGAGGAGTTAGACTGGGACCAGACAACATGGGCGAGACGCGTGAGTACCAAACTCAACGTGAAAGCGACGACCTTGATTGGGGATATGTCGAAGGAGGACGCTCGAGATTACCAGTTAGTGAAGAAAGAGTTACTGAGAGGATTCCGGTGTACAGCAGAATCGTACCGAGAGAAGTTCAGGGCAGCAAGAAGGAAGAGCGAAGAAACGTTTTCAACCTACGTGAGCCGGATAACGCGGTACCTGCACAGTTGGATGGACCTAGCGGAAAAACAACGAACTTACAAGGACCTCTTCGACCTGGTTCTTTTGGAACAGTTGCTTACTGGCATCCCGCAGTCTGTCGCTACGTTCATTCGACAGTCCAAACCACCAATGTAG
- the LOC138972262 gene encoding uncharacterized protein isoform X1, giving the protein MVLLSCLFFFQFCFPYSRLVKEGKLEISVDGQPSPSSNTFELMAGEHNVTCAAVDFFPDSTTLDIRMHVQLADNDAVKAVGDKALMSIKSGENRTNRATQNFRLNVSMLTNGTVCSEGSGTVRPIRVNIKPYSCNTSSVTINVFTVPGVTASQTIDVTAGSVPTVLCQSFVHCTQVVLSSVNHPLHFQVEVGGQARKAKTVIALENYQDHAASGIFKTSVYLVRQGFNITLEEADDGKKMRCKDVISLKTSNALTLSVDGRHSANKRQAGHHDDNAETRGNITTISARTPGASRNKWVVVGSGIGGAFGFIMLAMMVFCCYSRASAADPKVKTSEPKAPGPAVASAAAPAATAAPAAAAPAVAAAVVVVVAAEDGGVGGGAPEPFGPSSADPPAPAAGPAKPDAADDAAIRESQGAEAEVGVTDATLGAVE; this is encoded by the exons ATGGTTTTGTTgtcctgtctgtttttctttcaattttgtTTCCCGTATTCTCGTTTGGTAAAAGAGGGAAAACTGGAGATATCGGTGGACGGACAGCCATCACCAAGCAGCAACACGTTTGAACTGATGGCGGGAGAACACAATGTGACGTGCGCGGCTGTGGATTTCTTCCCCGATTCCACAACCCTAGACATCCGTATGCACGTGCAGCTAGCAGACAACGATGCTGTTAAGGCCGTGGGCGACAAGGCGTTGATGTCGATCAAGTCCGGGGAGAACCGGACAAACAG GGCAACCCAAAACTTCAGATTGAATGTGAGCATGCTGACAAATGGCACAGTGTGCTCTGAGGGTTCCGGAACCGTTAGACCCATACGGGTCAACATCAAGCCATACTCCT GTAACACAAGCAGCGTAACAATCAACGTCTTCACAGTGCCGGGTGTGACGGCTTCCCAAACCATCGACGTTACAGCGGGGTCAGTTCCCACCGTGCTGTGTCAATCCTTCGTCCACTGTACCCAGGTAGTACTGTCCTCCGTCAATCATCCGCTACACTTCCAAGTAGAGGTAGGGGGCCAGGCGAGGAAGGCAAAGACCGTCATCGCACTGGAGAACTATCAGGACCACGCTGCGTCTGGAATCTTCAAGACATCTGTGTACTT GGTAAGACAAGGCTTCAACATCACACTGGAGGAAGCTGATGACGGAAAGAAAATGAGGTGCAAAGACGTAATCAGTCTCAAGACATCCAATGCCCTCACTCTCAGCGTTGACGGAC GTCACAGCGCAAACAAACGCCAAGCTGGTCATCACGACGACAACGCCGAGACCCGAGGCAACATAACCACCATCTCTGCCAGAACCCCTGGAGCGTCTCGCAACAAGTGGGTGGTGGTCGGGTCTGGCATCGGGGGCGCCTTCGGGTTCATTATGTTGGCCATGATGGTCTTCTGCTGCTACTCGCGGGCCAGCGCTGCTGACCCCAAG GTGAAGACCTCTGAACCCAAAGCACCCGGTCCTGCCGTTGCGTCCGCCGCTGCtcctgctgctactgctgcacctgctgctgctgcacctgctgttgctgcagctgttgttgttgttgttgctgctgaggatggtggtgttggtggtggtgcaCCTGAGCCTTTTGGGCCTTCTTCTGCTGACCCTCCTGCTCCTGCTGCAGGCCCTGCAAAGCCTGACGCGGCTGATGATGCTGCTATCCGCGAAAGCCAAGGCGCAGAGGCGGAGGTCGGAGTCACGGATGCCACGTTGGGCGCAGTGGAGTAG
- the LOC138972262 gene encoding uncharacterized protein isoform X2: MAGEHNVTCAAVDFFPDSTTLDIRMHVQLADNDAVKAVGDKALMSIKSGENRTNRATQNFRLNVSMLTNGTVCSEGSGTVRPIRVNIKPYSCNTSSVTINVFTVPGVTASQTIDVTAGSVPTVLCQSFVHCTQVVLSSVNHPLHFQVEVGGQARKAKTVIALENYQDHAASGIFKTSVYLVRQGFNITLEEADDGKKMRCKDVISLKTSNALTLSVDGRHSANKRQAGHHDDNAETRGNITTISARTPGASRNKWVVVGSGIGGAFGFIMLAMMVFCCYSRASAADPKVKTSEPKAPGPAVASAAAPAATAAPAAAAPAVAAAVVVVVAAEDGGVGGGAPEPFGPSSADPPAPAAGPAKPDAADDAAIRESQGAEAEVGVTDATLGAVE; encoded by the exons ATGGCGGGAGAACACAATGTGACGTGCGCGGCTGTGGATTTCTTCCCCGATTCCACAACCCTAGACATCCGTATGCACGTGCAGCTAGCAGACAACGATGCTGTTAAGGCCGTGGGCGACAAGGCGTTGATGTCGATCAAGTCCGGGGAGAACCGGACAAACAG GGCAACCCAAAACTTCAGATTGAATGTGAGCATGCTGACAAATGGCACAGTGTGCTCTGAGGGTTCCGGAACCGTTAGACCCATACGGGTCAACATCAAGCCATACTCCT GTAACACAAGCAGCGTAACAATCAACGTCTTCACAGTGCCGGGTGTGACGGCTTCCCAAACCATCGACGTTACAGCGGGGTCAGTTCCCACCGTGCTGTGTCAATCCTTCGTCCACTGTACCCAGGTAGTACTGTCCTCCGTCAATCATCCGCTACACTTCCAAGTAGAGGTAGGGGGCCAGGCGAGGAAGGCAAAGACCGTCATCGCACTGGAGAACTATCAGGACCACGCTGCGTCTGGAATCTTCAAGACATCTGTGTACTT GGTAAGACAAGGCTTCAACATCACACTGGAGGAAGCTGATGACGGAAAGAAAATGAGGTGCAAAGACGTAATCAGTCTCAAGACATCCAATGCCCTCACTCTCAGCGTTGACGGAC GTCACAGCGCAAACAAACGCCAAGCTGGTCATCACGACGACAACGCCGAGACCCGAGGCAACATAACCACCATCTCTGCCAGAACCCCTGGAGCGTCTCGCAACAAGTGGGTGGTGGTCGGGTCTGGCATCGGGGGCGCCTTCGGGTTCATTATGTTGGCCATGATGGTCTTCTGCTGCTACTCGCGGGCCAGCGCTGCTGACCCCAAG GTGAAGACCTCTGAACCCAAAGCACCCGGTCCTGCCGTTGCGTCCGCCGCTGCtcctgctgctactgctgcacctgctgctgctgcacctgctgttgctgcagctgttgttgttgttgttgctgctgaggatggtggtgttggtggtggtgcaCCTGAGCCTTTTGGGCCTTCTTCTGCTGACCCTCCTGCTCCTGCTGCAGGCCCTGCAAAGCCTGACGCGGCTGATGATGCTGCTATCCGCGAAAGCCAAGGCGCAGAGGCGGAGGTCGGAGTCACGGATGCCACGTTGGGCGCAGTGGAGTAG